One Brassica oleracea var. oleracea cultivar TO1000 chromosome C7, BOL, whole genome shotgun sequence genomic window carries:
- the LOC106306636 gene encoding glucan endo-1,3-beta-glucosidase 12 — translation MDYLRAFIFLVLILSAISLSEAGSIGVNYGRISDELPSAFKVVQLLKSQGIDRVKIFDADPAVLKALSGSGIRVTVDLPNEMLFSAAKRPSFAATWVKRNVAAYHPSTQIESVAVGNEVFVDPHNTTKYLIPAMRNIHKALVSYNLHSSIKISSPLALSALQNSYPSSSGSFRPELVDLVIKPMLDFLRETGSRLMINVYPFFAYEGNSDVIPLDYALLKENPGMVDSGNGLRYFNLFDAQIDAVFAAMSALKYDDIEIIVTETGWPSKGDENEIGASVANAASYNGNLIRRILTGGGTPLRPKADLTIYLFALFNENKKFGPTSERNYGLFFPDEKKVYDIPFTQEGLKHYRDGGHNTPATGNQQVTPPNNGGGVSKSLTGSTWCVANGDAGKDRLQGGLDYACGDGGADCRPIQRGAPCYSPDTLEAHASFAFNSYYQKKGRAGGSCYFGGAAYVVTQPPKYGRCEFPTGY, via the exons ATGGATTATCTCAGAGCGTTCATCTTCCTAGTCCTTATTCTCTCGGCCATTTCACTCTCAG AGGCTGGTTCCATCGGCGTCAACTATGGCCGAATCTCTGACGAACTCCCATCAGCATTCAAAGTAGTACAGCTGCTTAAATCCCAAGGAATAGACCGGGTCAAAATCTTTGACGCCGACCCGGCTGTTCTCAAAGCCTTATCCGGATCTGGAATCCGGGTCACAGTAGATCTGCCAAACGAAATGCTTTTCTCAGCCGCCAAACGCCCTTCCTTCGCCGCTACATGGGTTAAACGCAATGTAGCAGCTTACCATCCTTCGACGCAGATCGAATCAGTCGCGGTAGGAAACGAAGTATTCGTAGATCCACACAACACAACCAAGTACTTAATCCCAGCAATGAGAAACATTCACAAAGCTCTCGTCAGTTACAACCTCCACTCCTCCATTAAAATCTCTTCGCCTTTAGCCTTAAGCGCGCTTCAAAACTCTTACCCTTCTTCCTCCGGATCTTTCCGACCAGAACTCGTCGATCTTGTCATTAAACCGATGTTGGATTTCTTACGCGAAACCGGTTCGAGGCTCATGATAAATGTTTATCCTTTCTTCGCTTACGAAGGAAACTCAGATGTGATTCCTCTAGACTACGCTTTGCTTAAAGAGAATCCAGGAATGGTTGATTCGGGTAACGGATTGAGATACTTCAACCTCTTCGACGCACAGATCGACGCCGTCTTCGCAGCTATGTCGGCGTTGAAGTACGACGATATTGAGATTATCGTGACGGAGACTGGATGGCCGTCCAAAGGAGACGAAAACGAAATCGGCGCCAGCGTGGCAAACGCAGCGTCGTACAACGGAAACTTAATCCGTCGGATTTTAACCGGAGGTGGAACTCCGTTACGTCCCAAAGCAGATCTCACTATCTATCTCTTCGCTCTCTTCAACGAGAACAAGAAGTTCGGACCTACATCGGAGAGAAACTACGGTCTCTTCTTCCCCGACGAGAAAAAAGTCTACGACATTCCTTTCACGCAGGAAGGGTTGAAGCATTACCGCGACGGTGGTCATAATACTCCGGCCACCGGAAATCAGCAAGTTACGCCTCCGAACAACGGTGGTGGTGTGTCGAAGAGCTTGACGGGGAGCACGTGGTGTGTGGCTAATGGTGATGCGGGGAAGGATCGGCTACAGGGTGGTTTAGATTACGCTTGTGGTGACGGAGGTGCTGATTGCCGTCCGATCCAGCGTGGTGCCCCGTGTTACAGTCCAGATACACTTGAGGCGCACGCTTCTTTTGCTTTCAATAGTTATTACCAGAAGAAAGGTCGTGCCGGAGGTAGCTGTTACTTCGGCGGCGCTGCTTACGTCGTTACCCAACCACCAA